The Neorhodopirellula lusitana genome contains a region encoding:
- a CDS encoding sulfatase family protein, producing the protein MGVLDLDRLPSHFGGFCMAMVSGIWLISRGFGSDRRSCNGGVLCVAGALLVVSAVSFDAAANAGERPNILFVLTEDQGAHLSLLGTPGLKTPNIDSLARSGVYFDNAFVAYPVCSASKAAIYTGLHCHTNGILNNTHNFHMPADQVSKKQHALKLARTNRVREPLPTLTEILKRAGYYQGVTHKLHVLPNKKFPYDEFLHGSRGEIESFFEHAADQEQPWFLMINIPNSHRPYPNSDKTPISVERSQVKLPAYLPDSLEVRKDWAEYLAGIEQADALTGQALDVLDKSGQRANTIVIFMSDHGPTFQHGKMTLYDLGLRVPLIVNRPGMIGGETCDELVSELDLLPTMLDLCGIDYSFDIPLHGKSIAGLLTNQTTAKGHPFVFAEISHLGPLPNDGMQERCVFDGRWKLIYREKVETAWRQVNADSRDLAVWGNRTYAETIRLKNEFPTPYRILAEMDPQNLGGTVPTLELYDLQSDPDEIHNLAAEAEYEGHRDRLLQTLRDWAESTHDPATFR; encoded by the coding sequence ATGGGTGTTTTAGACCTCGACCGATTGCCATCGCATTTCGGGGGATTCTGCATGGCAATGGTGAGCGGCATCTGGTTGATTAGCCGTGGCTTCGGGAGTGACCGTCGATCGTGTAACGGCGGTGTCTTGTGTGTTGCGGGAGCGTTGTTGGTGGTCAGTGCCGTGTCCTTTGACGCTGCAGCGAATGCCGGGGAACGCCCGAATATTTTGTTCGTGTTGACTGAGGACCAAGGTGCGCACTTAAGCCTGTTAGGCACGCCTGGACTGAAGACACCGAATATCGATTCACTGGCGAGATCAGGCGTCTACTTCGATAATGCGTTTGTCGCGTACCCAGTGTGCTCGGCGTCCAAGGCGGCAATCTATACGGGCCTGCACTGCCATACCAATGGAATCCTGAACAACACGCATAACTTCCATATGCCGGCGGATCAGGTCAGTAAGAAGCAGCACGCACTCAAGCTAGCCCGGACCAATCGTGTTCGCGAACCGTTGCCAACTTTGACCGAAATCTTGAAGCGTGCGGGCTACTACCAGGGTGTCACCCACAAGTTGCATGTGTTGCCGAATAAGAAGTTTCCTTATGACGAGTTTCTTCATGGAAGCCGTGGGGAGATCGAGTCCTTCTTCGAACACGCTGCGGATCAGGAACAGCCTTGGTTCTTGATGATCAACATTCCAAATTCGCATCGTCCTTATCCCAATAGCGACAAGACACCCATTTCGGTTGAACGGTCCCAGGTCAAGTTACCAGCATATTTGCCGGACTCACTTGAGGTGCGTAAGGACTGGGCGGAGTACCTTGCGGGGATCGAGCAAGCCGATGCGTTGACGGGCCAGGCCCTTGACGTTCTCGATAAATCGGGACAGCGGGCCAACACGATCGTGATCTTCATGAGCGATCATGGACCCACGTTCCAGCACGGCAAAATGACTTTGTATGACCTCGGCTTACGTGTGCCACTGATTGTTAATCGTCCGGGGATGATTGGCGGCGAAACGTGCGACGAATTGGTTAGCGAGCTGGATCTGTTGCCAACCATGCTTGATTTGTGTGGAATCGACTATTCGTTTGACATTCCACTGCATGGCAAGTCAATCGCTGGTCTTTTGACGAACCAGACGACTGCCAAGGGGCACCCTTTTGTCTTTGCTGAAATCAGTCATTTGGGGCCGCTTCCCAATGACGGAATGCAGGAACGATGCGTTTTCGACGGGCGTTGGAAACTGATCTACCGTGAAAAAGTCGAAACGGCTTGGCGGCAAGTCAATGCTGACAGTCGCGACTTGGCAGTTTGGGGCAATCGTACTTACGCGGAAACGATTCGGTTGAAAAACGAGTTCCCGACTCCGTATCGAATTTTGGCTGAGATGGACCCGCAAAATCTAGGCGGCACTGTCCCCACTCTCGAACTGTACGACCTGCAGTCCGACCCGGACGAAATTCACAATCTTGCTGCGGAAGCTGAGTACGAAGGACATCGTGACAGGCTACTTCAAACGCTGCGTGACTGGGCGGAGTCAACCCATGATCCGGCGACGTTCCGGTAG
- a CDS encoding glycoside hydrolase family 78 protein: protein MKTLFAFALACMFGWNLAAAMEPVHLRCEYLDNPVGLDVVKPRLSWRVASDHRGQSQAAYRIVVASSPEQLTRNEGDLWDTGKVDSDQTLFVQYGGKPLQSRQQCFWKVQVWNDGDEAANWSVNASWAMALLNDGDWSAKYISFRDESPVHSDVKTLHLPAARQYRKEFETTKSVKRATVYSTALGIYELYLNGKRVGDALFTPGWTDYRQRAYYNTYDVTDLVNVGDNAIGAWVADGWYSGYVGFGLLTGMGTEKTGRAVYGKIPALMTQLEIEYSDGSRQIIGSDASWKVTGKGPIQEADLLMGEAYDAQREMLGWATANFDDRDWDSAILAEDNGSVSATFFQRRNPTKPGQGVRNLGEERELGFKRPQLEAFPGVPVRVTQEVSAKTVTMREPGTFVFDLGQNFAGTIRLKVKGPAGQRMQIRYAEMLHPDGRMMTENLRKARATDFYTCKGDPDGETYQPRFTFHGFQFVELSNYPGEPSVDDVTGLVMHSDTPMASTFECSDPMVNQLYKNVLWTQRANFLDLPTDCPQRDERMGWTGDAQAYVATAAYNADIGAFYTKWLRELMESQRPSGAFPGYAPFPFQHGWDFGTAWADAGVICPWTIWQFYGDTRVIDDCWEPMTRFMQWRDETSVNDLGISHGNAWGDWLAQGAETPLDYIDTIYYAISAKMMAEMAAATDRQAEAARYRAQFEKTKTAFQAKYLNEDGSVNVHTQTAQALALFADLVPADQRESTGRHLAEMLSENGNHMATGFLGTRPLLPVLSASGQHDLATFLLQSREFPSWGYEISNGATTIWERWDSYTKEDAFGRHNAAMNSFSHYAFGAVCEWMFATLAGIQSDGPGFKQINIRPNPPATGSNAMHEPIDWVRASYESIRGTIRSDWKIEDGRFHLGVTIPANTTATVYLPTNDAGSITEGGLALSRSSHAKLLRHEGNVAVLAVASGNYEFSASSGVPTAKTALQTSKPKDNSLNPAGIDLANAKLITRWDFNSPADLAKWSERSGVEIQQRGDQAFLVATGNDSQMIARLDQEAIGKLVIELVAMPAKGANSQFFWSLPARGFNGIQQTKRALKASDQTNAYLFAIPGDGPIRKLRFDPFATYDQYADVGEMMIQSIAIYQLAD from the coding sequence ATGAAAACTCTGTTTGCTTTCGCCCTCGCTTGTATGTTCGGTTGGAATCTGGCTGCAGCGATGGAACCGGTTCATCTACGCTGTGAGTATCTTGACAATCCTGTCGGTCTTGATGTTGTGAAGCCACGTCTGAGTTGGCGGGTGGCATCGGATCATCGTGGGCAATCGCAAGCAGCATATCGAATCGTCGTTGCTTCATCGCCGGAGCAACTGACGCGTAACGAAGGTGACTTGTGGGACACGGGGAAGGTGGACTCCGACCAAACGCTGTTTGTGCAATACGGCGGGAAACCGCTGCAGTCCCGGCAGCAGTGTTTTTGGAAGGTGCAAGTCTGGAATGATGGCGACGAGGCGGCAAATTGGAGTGTAAACGCTTCCTGGGCGATGGCGTTGTTGAATGATGGTGATTGGTCGGCTAAGTACATTAGCTTTCGTGACGAGAGCCCGGTGCATTCCGATGTCAAAACGCTGCATCTTCCTGCCGCACGCCAGTACCGCAAAGAATTTGAAACCACCAAAAGCGTGAAGCGGGCGACTGTGTATTCAACCGCTCTGGGGATCTATGAGCTGTATTTGAATGGCAAACGAGTCGGCGACGCACTCTTCACACCAGGTTGGACTGATTATCGACAGCGTGCTTACTACAACACTTACGATGTCACCGACTTGGTGAATGTCGGTGATAACGCGATCGGGGCTTGGGTCGCCGACGGTTGGTACAGCGGGTATGTCGGTTTTGGATTGTTGACCGGGATGGGGACCGAGAAGACGGGGCGAGCGGTCTACGGAAAAATTCCGGCATTGATGACTCAGTTGGAAATTGAATACTCCGACGGTTCACGACAAATCATCGGTAGTGACGCGAGTTGGAAAGTGACCGGGAAGGGACCGATTCAAGAAGCCGACTTGCTGATGGGCGAAGCTTATGATGCCCAGCGAGAGATGCTGGGTTGGGCGACAGCAAACTTTGATGACCGCGATTGGGACTCCGCGATTTTGGCGGAGGATAATGGCAGTGTCTCGGCGACCTTTTTCCAACGTCGCAACCCAACCAAGCCTGGCCAAGGGGTTCGTAATCTGGGGGAAGAACGTGAACTTGGATTCAAACGACCTCAACTCGAAGCGTTCCCCGGGGTTCCGGTACGAGTCACCCAAGAGGTTTCTGCCAAAACGGTCACGATGCGTGAACCTGGGACCTTCGTATTCGATCTGGGACAAAACTTCGCGGGTACGATCCGCTTGAAAGTGAAAGGGCCGGCGGGGCAGCGGATGCAAATCCGATACGCCGAGATGTTGCATCCCGATGGGCGGATGATGACGGAGAACCTACGCAAAGCACGAGCAACGGATTTTTACACGTGCAAGGGAGATCCCGACGGCGAAACTTATCAACCTCGTTTCACGTTCCATGGGTTCCAATTTGTGGAACTATCCAACTACCCCGGCGAGCCGTCGGTCGATGACGTCACGGGATTGGTGATGCATAGTGACACGCCGATGGCCAGTACTTTTGAGTGTAGTGACCCGATGGTCAATCAACTTTACAAGAACGTCCTGTGGACTCAGCGAGCGAATTTTCTGGACCTGCCGACGGATTGCCCACAACGTGACGAACGCATGGGCTGGACCGGAGACGCGCAGGCTTATGTTGCGACGGCAGCGTACAACGCCGACATCGGAGCGTTCTATACGAAGTGGTTGCGGGAATTGATGGAATCGCAAAGACCGAGCGGTGCTTTTCCCGGTTATGCTCCGTTTCCGTTTCAACATGGATGGGACTTCGGGACCGCTTGGGCGGACGCGGGTGTGATTTGTCCGTGGACGATCTGGCAATTTTACGGTGACACTCGCGTGATCGATGATTGCTGGGAACCGATGACTCGGTTCATGCAGTGGCGAGACGAAACCAGTGTCAATGACCTGGGGATCTCGCACGGCAACGCGTGGGGCGATTGGTTGGCGCAAGGTGCCGAAACACCGCTCGATTACATCGACACGATCTACTACGCCATTTCGGCAAAGATGATGGCCGAAATGGCCGCCGCGACAGATCGGCAAGCGGAAGCCGCTCGCTATCGAGCACAGTTTGAAAAGACCAAGACTGCCTTTCAAGCGAAGTATCTGAATGAAGATGGCAGCGTGAACGTCCACACGCAAACAGCACAAGCACTGGCGTTGTTCGCTGATCTGGTTCCTGCAGACCAACGTGAGTCGACTGGCCGACACCTGGCCGAAATGTTGTCTGAAAACGGCAATCACATGGCGACGGGGTTCTTGGGGACACGACCGTTGTTACCTGTGCTATCCGCTTCCGGGCAACATGATCTTGCCACGTTCCTGTTGCAGTCTCGCGAGTTCCCGTCGTGGGGTTACGAAATTTCCAACGGTGCGACGACGATCTGGGAACGTTGGGACAGCTATACCAAAGAAGATGCATTTGGTCGGCACAACGCAGCGATGAACTCGTTTTCGCACTATGCGTTTGGAGCCGTTTGCGAGTGGATGTTTGCGACCTTGGCGGGGATTCAGTCCGATGGTCCTGGGTTTAAGCAGATCAATATCCGGCCCAATCCGCCCGCCACTGGCAGCAACGCGATGCATGAGCCGATCGATTGGGTACGCGCTTCGTATGAATCGATTCGCGGCACGATCCGCAGTGACTGGAAAATCGAGGATGGTCGCTTTCATCTTGGCGTGACGATCCCCGCCAACACGACAGCGACGGTTTATCTGCCCACCAATGATGCGGGCAGTATCACCGAGGGTGGTTTGGCCTTGTCACGCAGTTCGCACGCGAAGTTGCTTCGTCACGAAGGCAACGTTGCCGTTTTGGCGGTTGCGTCGGGGAACTATGAGTTCTCGGCGTCGAGCGGTGTGCCGACGGCAAAGACCGCGTTGCAAACGTCCAAGCCAAAGGACAATTCGCTCAACCCCGCTGGCATCGATCTAGCCAACGCGAAGCTAATCACGCGTTGGGACTTCAACAGCCCGGCAGATTTGGCGAAATGGTCGGAACGAAGTGGTGTGGAAATTCAGCAACGGGGCGACCAGGCATTCCTCGTTGCCACAGGCAATGATTCGCAGATGATTGCCCGGCTAGATCAGGAGGCGATCGGAAAGCTGGTGATTGAATTGGTCGCGATGCCGGCCAAGGGTGCGAACAGCCAGTTCTTTTGGTCGCTTCCGGCACGCGGGTTTAATGGAATTCAGCAAACCAAGCGAGCGTTGAAGGCTTCCGACCAAACCAACGCGTACTTGTTCGCGATCCCTGGTGACGGGCCAATCAGAAAGCTTCGTTTCGATCCGTTCGCTACCTACGATCAGTACGCTGACGTGGGCGAAATGATGATCCAGTCGATTGCGATTTATCAACTGGCCGACTGA
- a CDS encoding esterase/lipase family protein: protein MFSLICRRRLTQCIAGCLLFWAVTFAVHASVGQTQSESVAKKLNVPLPTIGGAQLWTDVVFRNGYRVQRNEMTNHYRLLDKKNVRRGWGTKEDAISLLDELCPAPDPPSEKPIAVLLHGLMRTDGSMKSLEKAFHEDGYDQTIRFGYASTRSTLAESAVALRSVLESQHPNAEFCFVGHSMGNIVTRHLIGDLQRDGDPAQILPRCRAMVMLGPPNQGAMIARRAAMTGVFEWFAGPGAMELGPRWDEVQAQLATPPFPFAIVAGRLELGRVRNPLVDGESDFVVSLEEAQLEGAVVVQEFPVLHSFLMDDKDVQGWTLRFMDLSCEK, encoded by the coding sequence ATGTTTTCACTGATTTGCCGTCGACGATTGACCCAGTGCATTGCCGGTTGCTTGCTGTTTTGGGCAGTTACTTTTGCCGTGCATGCGTCCGTCGGTCAAACCCAAAGTGAATCCGTGGCTAAGAAGCTCAATGTCCCTTTGCCGACAATCGGCGGTGCTCAACTTTGGACTGACGTGGTCTTTCGCAATGGCTATCGGGTTCAGCGAAATGAGATGACCAATCACTATCGGTTGCTGGACAAGAAGAACGTTCGTCGCGGTTGGGGGACGAAGGAGGATGCGATCTCGCTTCTCGATGAACTTTGCCCCGCGCCGGATCCGCCTAGCGAGAAGCCGATCGCGGTGTTGTTGCACGGTTTGATGCGAACCGACGGATCGATGAAGTCTCTGGAGAAGGCGTTTCACGAAGACGGGTATGATCAGACGATTCGGTTTGGTTACGCCAGCACTCGATCAACGTTGGCTGAATCGGCTGTTGCACTGCGAAGTGTGTTGGAGTCACAGCATCCCAACGCTGAGTTCTGTTTTGTGGGACACAGCATGGGGAACATTGTCACGCGTCACTTGATCGGTGATTTGCAGCGTGATGGTGATCCGGCCCAGATCTTGCCGCGTTGCCGAGCGATGGTGATGTTGGGTCCGCCCAACCAAGGTGCGATGATCGCTCGCCGAGCCGCGATGACAGGAGTCTTTGAGTGGTTTGCTGGTCCCGGCGCGATGGAACTGGGGCCTCGCTGGGATGAAGTGCAGGCTCAATTGGCGACGCCTCCGTTTCCCTTTGCAATCGTCGCCGGGCGGCTTGAGCTAGGACGTGTGCGGAACCCACTGGTCGATGGTGAGAGCGACTTTGTCGTTAGCTTGGAAGAAGCTCAGCTTGAAGGTGCCGTGGTGGTGCAAGAGTTTCCAGTCTTGCATTCTTTCTTGATGGACGACAAGGATGTCCAAGGTTGGACGCTTCGATTCATGGACTTGTCTTGCGAGAAGTAG
- a CDS encoding metallophosphoesterase family protein — translation MNVLCFSDLHCDQAAATLLVEQARTADLVIGAGDFANRHQGISDTLDILRQIEAPSILVPGNGETAEELKQAVQDATWKSATVLHGNGTTVSASTDDDAMEYPVWGVGGGIPITPFGAWSYDFDEQQGEAMLADCPHNGILVVHSPPIDTVDHDSAGKVRGSQSILDCVKRCQPKLVVCGHIHSDWGKQMKVGPTTILNAGPKGIWMTL, via the coding sequence ATGAATGTACTTTGCTTCAGTGACCTGCACTGCGACCAAGCCGCCGCGACCTTGCTAGTCGAACAGGCACGCACGGCGGACTTGGTGATCGGGGCAGGCGATTTTGCCAATCGACACCAAGGCATTTCGGACACGCTGGACATTCTTCGTCAAATTGAAGCCCCTTCGATCTTGGTTCCGGGAAACGGTGAAACTGCCGAGGAACTCAAGCAAGCGGTCCAAGATGCCACTTGGAAATCGGCAACCGTCCTACACGGCAATGGCACAACCGTCTCGGCCAGTACCGACGACGACGCGATGGAGTATCCGGTGTGGGGCGTCGGAGGCGGGATTCCCATCACGCCATTCGGTGCATGGAGCTACGACTTCGATGAACAACAAGGCGAGGCGATGCTCGCCGACTGCCCTCACAACGGCATCCTCGTCGTCCACTCACCACCCATCGACACCGTCGACCATGACAGTGCGGGCAAGGTGCGCGGCAGTCAAAGCATTCTCGACTGCGTAAAGCGTTGCCAACCCAAATTGGTCGTCTGTGGACACATTCATAGCGACTGGGGAAAACAAATGAAAGTGGGACCGACCACGATTCTCAATGCTGGCCCCAAGGGAATTTGGATGACGCTCTAA
- a CDS encoding DinB family protein, which produces MTAELKTMQNLFTMMNGMLTQMISEIDDDRFDEPLGDGNSPNWIVGHLALGMEFAVSLLGGESEVLGDLMPVYGPGSPGGRIGDTGRSKEELVELLERGFDRVNEALANVKPGQLEQPQKTTILEGPLPTVGDMLGHLLTTHFGMHIGQLSAWRRAAGMESILKLG; this is translated from the coding sequence ATGACAGCCGAACTGAAAACGATGCAGAATCTATTCACCATGATGAATGGGATGCTGACTCAAATGATCTCTGAGATTGACGATGACCGTTTTGACGAGCCGCTCGGCGATGGGAATAGCCCGAACTGGATCGTGGGTCACTTGGCGCTTGGGATGGAGTTTGCAGTGTCGTTGCTGGGCGGCGAGTCGGAAGTTCTGGGCGACTTGATGCCGGTCTATGGACCAGGCAGTCCGGGTGGGCGGATCGGCGATACCGGACGTTCCAAAGAAGAATTGGTGGAGCTTCTTGAGCGTGGTTTTGATCGAGTCAACGAGGCGCTGGCGAATGTCAAACCAGGTCAATTGGAACAGCCGCAGAAAACGACCATTCTGGAAGGACCGCTGCCAACGGTAGGTGACATGCTGGGCCATCTGTTGACGACCCACTTCGGGATGCATATCGGCCAGTTGTCCGCTTGGCGGCGTGCCGCCGGCATGGAAAGCATCTTGAAGCTTGGCTAA
- a CDS encoding methyltransferase domain-containing protein, whose translation MFELRCTVRNCESLLALTDAGLKCDAGHHFDRAKQGYWNLLQPQDRRSKNPGDCDEAVLARHRWLARGHARGLIESLIPWVSSLANSSDDDANPTTPRIVDLGCGEGTFGPALFADYPAGYCGIDLSKKAIRLAVRGWPEATWVQANADRVLPVADNSIDCALSLFGRRPLSEIRRILKPSGTCLVAVPGEEDLIELREQVQQSGHRRSRWEIVVDEMSAAGLRCTEHKTWSHNVELDPDAIADAMAMTYRGVRFSQHARLESMAATNVTMAADLMRFEIG comes from the coding sequence ATGTTTGAACTACGCTGCACCGTACGCAATTGTGAATCGTTGCTAGCGTTGACTGATGCGGGGCTCAAATGTGACGCTGGCCATCATTTCGATCGTGCCAAGCAGGGCTACTGGAACCTGCTACAGCCTCAAGATCGCCGGTCTAAAAACCCTGGTGATTGTGACGAGGCCGTATTGGCACGCCACCGCTGGCTGGCTCGCGGTCACGCACGGGGCTTAATCGAAAGCCTCATCCCTTGGGTCAGTTCGCTAGCAAACTCATCCGATGATGATGCCAACCCAACCACACCACGGATTGTCGACCTGGGATGCGGGGAGGGCACCTTCGGACCAGCACTCTTTGCCGACTATCCCGCTGGCTATTGCGGGATCGACTTGTCCAAGAAGGCGATCCGCCTCGCCGTGCGAGGCTGGCCGGAAGCCACCTGGGTGCAAGCCAACGCCGATCGCGTTTTGCCAGTCGCCGACAACAGCATCGATTGTGCTCTATCCTTATTTGGAAGACGCCCACTTAGCGAAATTCGTCGGATCTTGAAACCTAGCGGGACCTGCCTGGTTGCCGTTCCCGGCGAAGAAGACCTGATTGAACTGCGCGAGCAGGTACAGCAATCGGGGCACCGCCGTAGTCGATGGGAAATCGTGGTCGATGAGATGTCCGCAGCGGGACTGCGATGCACCGAACACAAAACATGGTCGCACAACGTCGAACTTGACCCTGACGCGATTGCCGACGCGATGGCGATGACCTACCGAGGCGTTCGCTTTTCGCAACACGCTCGTCTGGAATCCATGGCCGCGACCAACGTCACGATGGCCGCCGACCTAATGCGATTCGAAATCGGCTGA
- a CDS encoding FHA domain-containing protein has translation MFDGLKRLFVGSDSQPDRDERQTIAGESLDQEIDAVRQTQLIDPSQLQAARDAAGKSGKSRRAGKSNAGASGSESASLYRPSLRPPMGFLAALDDGSIRDAEIYRLRGGSVVIGRQEGDIQFPYEVLMSSKHAKLECRRHRSGYQWHFTDLESRNGSFFRVQRAYLRHDQEFLIGRHRVAFQIPTPGADATTPTTGENDLHATQLIESVKIAMPRLRYRDLRQETEHTHVLDNPHLVIGADSSTCGLTLHDEFVCPNHTRIHHTEKGWLIEDLGSRNGAWLRLHQAKLDQITEFQLGEQRFYFRPPKSTRR, from the coding sequence ATGTTTGACGGCTTGAAACGACTCTTCGTCGGCAGCGACAGCCAGCCGGACCGGGACGAACGCCAGACGATAGCGGGTGAATCACTCGACCAGGAAATCGATGCGGTTCGCCAAACGCAGTTGATCGATCCATCCCAACTGCAAGCGGCCCGAGACGCTGCGGGGAAATCCGGAAAGTCTCGCCGTGCTGGCAAGTCGAACGCAGGTGCTTCGGGAAGCGAGTCCGCTTCGCTTTATCGCCCATCCTTACGACCACCCATGGGATTCCTGGCGGCGCTCGATGACGGCTCAATACGCGATGCCGAAATCTATCGGCTGCGAGGTGGCAGTGTGGTCATTGGCCGCCAAGAAGGTGACATTCAGTTTCCCTATGAAGTGCTGATGTCGTCCAAGCACGCCAAGCTCGAATGCCGCCGACATCGATCCGGTTACCAATGGCACTTCACTGATTTAGAAAGCCGCAACGGTTCGTTTTTTCGAGTCCAACGTGCCTACCTTCGCCACGACCAAGAGTTCTTGATCGGTCGACACCGGGTCGCGTTTCAAATCCCCACACCGGGTGCTGACGCAACCACACCTACCACAGGTGAAAACGACTTGCACGCCACGCAGCTGATTGAATCGGTGAAGATCGCCATGCCGCGATTGCGATACCGTGACCTGCGTCAAGAAACCGAACACACCCACGTGCTCGACAACCCTCACTTAGTGATCGGAGCCGATTCCTCGACGTGTGGTTTGACACTCCACGATGAATTCGTATGCCCCAACCACACCCGGATCCATCACACCGAAAAAGGCTGGTTAATCGAAGACTTGGGGTCGCGTAACGGTGCCTGGCTAAGACTGCATCAAGCCAAGCTAGACCAAATCACGGAGTTCCAACTTGGCGAGCAACGCTTCTATTTTCGGCCCCCAAAATCGACACGACGTTAA
- a CDS encoding phosphoadenylyl-sulfate reductase codes for MAARKAQAAAEAENAIPEIGGAMVADPPLAPTPDFLAELKRESDALENETPQAILKWAVDRFAPKFTMATAFGPEGMTIIHMLAGIAPETPIFNLDTGYQFAETMELRERVREKYGVTVEYKYPDLTVEEFEAANHGPVYLTDPNRCCFERKLRVLHKAARGWHAWASAIRRDQSEDRAKAPIVGWDKKFQLVKISPLANWTKKDVWSLISKEGIPYNPLHDQGYPSIGCQPCTRSVLPGEDERSGRWSGFQKTECGLHSS; via the coding sequence ATGGCCGCTCGCAAAGCTCAAGCGGCTGCCGAAGCGGAAAACGCGATCCCCGAAATCGGTGGAGCCATGGTCGCGGATCCGCCTTTAGCACCTACGCCGGATTTCTTGGCGGAACTGAAGCGTGAAAGCGACGCCCTGGAAAACGAAACACCGCAAGCCATTCTGAAATGGGCTGTCGATCGCTTCGCGCCCAAGTTCACGATGGCGACCGCGTTCGGCCCCGAGGGAATGACGATCATCCACATGCTGGCTGGGATCGCGCCCGAAACGCCCATTTTCAACCTGGATACCGGATATCAGTTCGCCGAGACGATGGAATTGCGGGAACGCGTCCGCGAAAAATACGGCGTCACCGTTGAGTACAAGTATCCCGATCTGACTGTCGAAGAATTCGAAGCAGCCAACCACGGCCCGGTTTATTTGACCGATCCCAACCGCTGCTGCTTTGAACGTAAGCTTCGCGTGCTGCACAAAGCGGCCCGTGGCTGGCATGCTTGGGCCAGTGCGATTCGTCGTGATCAGAGCGAAGACCGAGCCAAGGCACCGATTGTTGGCTGGGACAAAAAGTTTCAACTTGTCAAAATCAGCCCGCTGGCCAACTGGACCAAAAAAGATGTCTGGTCGCTGATCTCCAAGGAAGGCATCCCTTACAATCCACTACACGATCAAGGCTATCCGAGCATCGGGTGCCAACCTTGCACGCGATCAGTTTTGCCGGGCGAAGATGAGCGATCGGGACGATGGAGCGGTTTTCAAAAAACCGAGTGTGGTTTGCACTCGTCGTAA
- a CDS encoding HEAT repeat domain-containing protein — MQKLDRIWNASRPFGYAILLSVLGSHWVVAGKVELSGGGQLTGDVRRVEDANGKTAHVIVRVDPDMSIAVAGTHTRRTVEADQLVEYRSKAAAAGQDAEAQFELARWCKSKTLLNQYHFHLVRTIELDPDHRLARAALGYVKSGNEWISFEKLRRSQGLVQDGKGRWVLPEVLSVRQYSDEAERASKLWIKNFRRLHSRAIRGDAEALAEITAIDDPMATNAIAGEFLRSRSSRANLRTLRMTYVRLLAKFRNQTAVSTLVEAGLNETDAIVREEALRQLVEYGGSSAVASYLPLLRSNSPAQVKAAARALEYFPNAELAFEYVRALITEQKTRTQMGSGGTDASFGNNGVNGLTQGSKVVEQTARIRHPEVLQLVKTIAPGVDYGFDENAWRRYFASLRNPPRSDLRRDP, encoded by the coding sequence ATGCAAAAACTTGATCGAATCTGGAACGCTTCGCGACCGTTTGGCTATGCCATCTTATTATCGGTCTTGGGAAGCCATTGGGTTGTGGCGGGCAAGGTCGAGTTGTCCGGTGGCGGGCAATTGACTGGCGACGTTCGCCGGGTCGAGGACGCCAATGGCAAAACGGCTCATGTGATCGTGCGGGTTGATCCTGACATGTCCATCGCCGTCGCGGGGACTCACACTCGCCGCACCGTCGAAGCGGACCAGCTTGTCGAATATCGGTCCAAGGCGGCCGCGGCAGGCCAAGACGCCGAAGCACAGTTTGAGTTGGCGCGTTGGTGCAAGTCGAAAACCCTGCTCAACCAGTACCATTTCCATTTGGTGCGAACGATTGAATTGGATCCCGATCATCGGCTTGCTCGGGCAGCGTTAGGGTACGTCAAATCGGGCAATGAATGGATTAGTTTCGAGAAACTGCGTCGATCTCAGGGACTGGTTCAGGACGGCAAGGGCCGCTGGGTGCTGCCCGAAGTCCTATCTGTTCGGCAATACAGTGACGAAGCGGAGCGAGCATCGAAGTTGTGGATCAAGAATTTCCGACGGCTGCATTCCCGAGCGATTCGGGGTGACGCCGAGGCATTGGCGGAGATTACCGCCATTGACGATCCGATGGCGACCAATGCGATTGCGGGTGAGTTCTTGCGGTCCCGATCTTCACGAGCCAATTTGCGCACCCTGCGAATGACCTATGTGCGGTTGTTGGCCAAGTTTCGAAATCAAACCGCCGTTTCGACCTTGGTGGAGGCGGGGCTGAATGAGACTGACGCGATTGTTCGCGAGGAGGCACTTCGGCAATTGGTTGAATACGGCGGTTCATCGGCCGTGGCCAGTTACCTGCCTTTGTTACGCTCGAATTCACCGGCTCAGGTCAAAGCGGCGGCCCGAGCGTTGGAGTATTTCCCCAACGCTGAACTTGCATTCGAATACGTCCGGGCCTTGATCACAGAACAGAAAACCCGCACTCAGATGGGCAGTGGCGGCACCGACGCTTCGTTTGGCAACAACGGCGTCAACGGGCTAACTCAAGGATCCAAGGTGGTGGAACAGACCGCTCGGATTAGGCATCCCGAGGTCCTACAATTGGTGAAAACCATCGCGCCGGGGGTGGATTACGGATTCGACGAAAATGCCTGGCGACGCTACTTCGCGTCGCTGCGAAACCCGCCACGGTCCGATTTGCGGCGAGATCCCTAG